The following proteins are encoded in a genomic region of Oceanotoga teriensis:
- a CDS encoding Mrp/NBP35 family ATP-binding protein, with amino-acid sequence MPVNNINEVISKANERMKTVKNTIVVMSGKGGVGKSTVAVNLAIALSLEGRKVGLLDTDLHGPDVARMLGGRDKKPYQVGDEVLPPEISGISVISMSQFLKEETSPVIWRGPLKTGAILQFISDISWGELDYLIVDCPPGTGDEPLTIFQNLKNISGTIVVTTPSIVSQDDVEKALNFLSMMNQKVIGLVENMSYFVCPDSKTKHYIFGKDGALNLAKKYNLEVLAQMPINQQVRENMDNGKPSAYFGDPEVVAPFVNLSRKIIDILE; translated from the coding sequence ATGCCAGTTAATAATATAAATGAAGTAATAAGTAAAGCAAATGAAAGAATGAAGACGGTTAAAAATACTATTGTTGTTATGAGTGGAAAGGGCGGAGTTGGAAAATCTACCGTTGCAGTTAATCTCGCAATCGCATTATCACTCGAAGGTAGAAAAGTAGGCCTTTTAGATACTGATTTACATGGTCCAGATGTTGCAAGGATGTTGGGCGGTAGAGATAAAAAACCTTATCAAGTTGGAGATGAAGTTTTACCCCCAGAAATAAGCGGAATTTCAGTCATATCAATGTCACAATTTTTAAAAGAAGAAACTTCTCCTGTAATATGGAGAGGTCCTCTAAAAACTGGTGCTATACTACAATTCATATCAGATATTTCTTGGGGTGAACTTGATTATTTGATAGTAGACTGCCCTCCAGGCACTGGTGATGAACCATTAACGATATTTCAAAATTTAAAAAATATTTCTGGAACTATTGTTGTAACTACTCCTTCAATAGTATCACAAGACGATGTTGAAAAAGCTTTGAATTTCTTGAGTATGATGAATCAAAAAGTAATTGGTTTAGTCGAAAATATGTCATATTTTGTATGTCCAGATTCAAAAACAAAACATTATATTTTTGGTAAAGATGGTGCTTTAAATCTTGCAAAAAAATACAATTTAGAAGTCTTAGCTCAAATGCCTATAAATCAACAAGTAAGAGAAAATATGGATAATGGAAAACCAAGTGCTTATTTTGGAGATCCTGAAGTAGTTGCACCATTTGTAAATCTCTCAAGAAAAATAATAGATATTTTAGAATAA
- a CDS encoding glycoside hydrolase family 13 protein: MKNMKKIILFILIFLSVNVFTEKITFILDSPEASTVFLRTDINKFKPIKLEKSISGLWKTTLEATPGNYLYIYYIDGIRTKDYKNNEFDYYNDEFYNIRKIEKTYYPIIGDNKIKYLKHENERFYINPVNENLVYLRVKVSKNDIKDLNIQSNADILSKKIYEIDNEIVYEFKLKIKSNELKYRFLIYDGGEIIYGYNKSDEFYTLNMNRPKISYFDTPSWAKGEIIYQIFPDRFRNFINTNDDFDAPNWYGEYNKDELMFKSFGGDLKGIENSLDYLSDLGIKGIYLNPIFSANSTHKYNTKDYFKIDPSFGTEKDFEDLLEKSHNKDLKIIIDGVFNHTGIDFFAMKENFEKQENSKYLDWYYIKNFPIKENPNSYESWQNYASLPKLNIDNKEVKSYISRVLAYWTSMGIDGWRLDAVDQIPNYFWNDYFYHYVKQLNSDLLITGEYWKNSKNYFEYPSFDSVMNYLFKDAVVNYSKGGSANELVNDLQYYLNRYPQQVLNTLWNLLGSHDTRRIFTELDEDIEKLKIAVGIQMTFIGSPVIYYGDEIGMTGENDPFCRKPFIWDEKTWNKQINDYYKKLIKFRNQNDALKYGDIKFLEAKIGTVVYERSFKDEKVIVLINNKKISPKINLKLDGVYTDLISEKKYEHVEKVNSNTIMILYK; this comes from the coding sequence ATGAAAAATATGAAAAAAATCATTTTATTTATTTTAATATTTTTGAGTGTAAACGTTTTTACTGAAAAAATAACATTTATTTTAGATAGTCCAGAAGCTTCAACAGTTTTTTTAAGAACTGATATAAATAAATTCAAACCTATAAAATTAGAAAAATCTATATCTGGATTATGGAAAACTACTTTAGAAGCAACTCCAGGAAATTATTTATATATATATTACATTGATGGAATTAGAACTAAAGATTATAAAAATAATGAATTTGATTATTATAATGATGAATTTTATAATATTAGAAAAATAGAAAAAACTTATTATCCAATTATAGGCGATAATAAAATAAAATATTTAAAACATGAAAATGAAAGATTTTATATTAATCCAGTTAATGAAAATCTTGTTTATTTAAGAGTTAAGGTGAGTAAAAATGATATAAAAGATTTAAATATTCAAAGTAATGCAGATATTTTAAGTAAAAAAATTTATGAAATTGATAATGAAATTGTGTATGAATTTAAGTTAAAGATTAAATCTAATGAATTAAAATATAGATTTTTGATATATGATGGTGGGGAAATTATATATGGATATAATAAAAGTGATGAATTTTATACATTAAATATGAATAGACCTAAAATCAGTTATTTTGATACACCAAGTTGGGCTAAAGGCGAAATTATATATCAAATTTTTCCTGATAGATTTAGAAACTTTATAAATACTAATGATGATTTTGATGCGCCGAATTGGTATGGAGAATATAATAAAGATGAATTGATGTTTAAAAGTTTTGGTGGAGATTTAAAAGGAATAGAAAATTCTTTAGATTATTTATCAGATCTCGGAATAAAAGGAATTTATTTAAATCCTATATTTTCTGCCAATTCAACGCATAAATATAATACAAAAGATTATTTTAAAATAGATCCAAGTTTTGGGACAGAAAAAGATTTTGAGGATTTATTAGAAAAATCACATAATAAAGATTTAAAAATCATTATAGATGGAGTTTTCAATCATACAGGAATTGATTTTTTTGCTATGAAAGAAAATTTTGAAAAACAAGAAAATTCAAAATATTTAGATTGGTATTATATAAAAAATTTTCCAATAAAAGAAAATCCAAATTCATATGAAAGTTGGCAAAATTATGCGAGTTTACCAAAACTGAATATAGATAATAAAGAAGTAAAATCTTATATATCAAGAGTTTTGGCTTATTGGACATCAATGGGAATAGATGGGTGGAGATTAGACGCAGTGGATCAAATACCAAATTATTTTTGGAATGATTATTTTTATCATTATGTTAAGCAATTAAACAGTGATTTATTAATAACTGGAGAATATTGGAAAAATTCTAAAAATTATTTTGAATACCCATCTTTTGATAGTGTTATGAACTATCTTTTTAAAGATGCTGTTGTTAATTATTCAAAGGGAGGTTCTGCAAATGAACTTGTAAATGATTTACAATATTATTTAAATAGATACCCTCAACAAGTATTAAATACATTATGGAATTTACTTGGATCTCATGATACGAGGAGAATATTTACAGAATTAGATGAAGATATAGAGAAATTAAAAATAGCTGTTGGAATTCAAATGACATTTATTGGAAGTCCTGTCATTTACTATGGTGATGAAATTGGAATGACTGGAGAGAATGATCCTTTTTGTAGAAAACCATTTATTTGGGATGAGAAAACATGGAATAAACAAATAAATGATTATTATAAAAAACTTATTAAATTTAGAAATCAAAATGATGCTTTAAAATATGGTGATATAAAGTTTTTAGAAGCAAAAATAGGTACAGTAGTTTATGAAAGATCTTTTAAAGATGAAAAAGTTATTGTATTGATTAACAATAAAAAAATATCTCCAAAGATTAATTTAAAACTTGATGGAGTTTATACAGATCTCATAAGTGAAAAGAAATATGAACATGTAGAAAAAGTTAATTCAAATACTATAATGATATTATATAAATAA
- the priA gene encoding replication restart helicase PriA, producing MFYYEVSPIGGKIYDTYTYKYEEKLSKGQRVIINMRGNQSLGLIIKESTNIDSIKIKEIDFILDEKPLINENIFDLIFESTKKFLLPLSEVIRFVFPPLSYDLFRIKIMPLNELSPIQKPTFLNEYYKNFENKKEAKKKLKELINLNIVKLELHEKNIKNKKEWFLSLNKDLKDIMNINISAQAQAVVNYLMINGEIPEKLLYEENIIKKSSSVLKTLKKKGILKFSEKKEIIIKKEVDLSLEQENAVKTIFLKKDKPHLLYGVTGSGKTEVFFEVAEPYLKQNKKVLIMVPEISLAPQMYKRLKNRFLNYKLGVYHSSMTNSERINVWYGAQKGDYDIIIGTRSSVWLPIKDLSMIIIDEEHDNSYYQLEQGSYDAIEVALMRKKFENLNIVLASATPRLVDYKRALEEKYYLETIKNRFYSQMPEIEILDLKSEEKYNWIFSKKTIKKIYETIKKDKKVIVFTPTRGYANYVICSDCGYIFKCENCDVSYTYHKKENKLKCHYCGEEKNTPASCPNCKSIKLQTRGYGTEKVVNDLMKAFPSVPIVRVDRTVINNYDELKDTFNYMHEKGRKIIVGTKMITKGLDIEDLDLVVILDSDRYAFLPDYTAEESAASLIMQVAGRAGRKEKGNVIIQTFKNDSKMFEHIKNNDYDSIIKSELLKREKYNYPPYSDMYLLIIQNESREDNNKMSNLIYEELKNLFPNTEILGPVEPLIYKLRNKYRKYIMIKEKVDNIRLLKIQKKYNRNLIIHSNPPTTLL from the coding sequence ATGTTTTATTATGAAGTTTCTCCAATAGGAGGAAAAATATACGATACTTATACATATAAATATGAGGAAAAATTATCTAAAGGTCAAAGGGTTATAATTAATATGAGAGGAAATCAAAGTTTAGGTCTTATAATTAAAGAAAGTACAAATATAGATAGCATAAAAATAAAAGAAATAGATTTTATATTAGATGAAAAACCTCTTATAAATGAAAATATATTTGATCTTATATTTGAATCGACAAAAAAATTTTTATTGCCATTGAGTGAAGTTATAAGATTTGTGTTTCCTCCTTTATCTTATGATCTATTTAGAATTAAAATAATGCCTTTGAATGAACTATCTCCTATTCAAAAACCGACTTTTTTGAATGAATATTATAAAAATTTTGAAAATAAAAAAGAAGCAAAAAAAAAGTTGAAAGAATTAATTAATTTGAATATAGTAAAATTAGAACTCCATGAAAAAAACATCAAAAATAAAAAAGAATGGTTTTTAAGTTTAAATAAAGATTTAAAAGATATAATGAATATAAATATATCTGCACAGGCTCAAGCTGTAGTCAATTATTTGATGATAAATGGAGAAATTCCAGAAAAATTACTTTATGAAGAAAATATAATAAAAAAAAGTTCATCCGTTTTAAAGACATTAAAGAAAAAAGGAATATTAAAATTTAGTGAAAAAAAAGAAATTATTATAAAAAAAGAAGTAGATTTATCTTTAGAACAAGAAAATGCTGTAAAAACAATTTTTTTAAAGAAAGATAAACCTCACCTTTTATATGGTGTTACCGGTAGTGGAAAAACAGAAGTTTTTTTTGAAGTTGCTGAACCTTATTTAAAACAAAATAAAAAAGTACTTATAATGGTTCCAGAAATATCTTTAGCTCCTCAAATGTATAAAAGATTAAAAAATAGATTCTTAAATTATAAACTTGGAGTATATCATTCATCTATGACTAATTCAGAAAGAATTAATGTTTGGTATGGAGCTCAAAAAGGTGATTATGATATAATAATTGGAACACGAAGCTCTGTTTGGTTGCCAATAAAAGATTTATCAATGATAATAATAGATGAAGAACATGATAATTCATATTATCAATTAGAACAAGGTTCATATGATGCAATAGAAGTGGCTTTAATGAGAAAAAAATTTGAAAATCTAAATATAGTTCTTGCTTCTGCAACTCCAAGACTTGTTGATTATAAAAGAGCTTTAGAAGAAAAATATTATTTAGAAACTATAAAAAACAGATTTTATTCACAAATGCCAGAAATAGAAATTTTAGATTTAAAGTCAGAAGAAAAGTATAATTGGATTTTTTCAAAAAAAACTATAAAAAAAATATATGAAACTATAAAAAAAGATAAAAAAGTTATAGTTTTTACACCAACGCGTGGTTATGCTAATTATGTAATATGTAGCGATTGTGGTTATATATTTAAATGTGAAAATTGTGATGTTTCATATACATATCATAAAAAAGAAAATAAATTAAAATGTCATTATTGTGGTGAAGAGAAAAACACCCCCGCGTCTTGTCCAAATTGTAAATCTATAAAATTACAAACAAGAGGTTATGGAACAGAGAAAGTCGTGAATGATTTAATGAAAGCTTTTCCTTCTGTACCAATTGTTAGAGTTGATAGAACTGTTATCAATAATTATGATGAATTAAAAGATACATTTAATTATATGCATGAAAAGGGAAGAAAAATAATAGTTGGTACAAAAATGATAACTAAAGGTCTCGATATTGAAGATTTAGACTTAGTTGTAATTCTTGATTCTGATAGATATGCATTTTTACCTGATTATACGGCTGAAGAAAGTGCAGCTTCTTTGATAATGCAAGTAGCAGGAAGAGCTGGTAGAAAAGAAAAGGGAAATGTTATCATACAGACATTTAAAAATGATAGTAAAATGTTCGAGCATATAAAGAACAATGATTATGATTCTATAATAAAAAGTGAGTTATTAAAAAGAGAAAAATACAATTATCCACCTTATTCTGATATGTATTTGTTGATAATACAAAACGAGTCAAGAGAAGATAATAATAAAATGTCAAATTTAATATATGAAGAACTTAAAAATTTATTTCCAAACACTGAAATATTAGGTCCTGTTGAACCATTAATATATAAATTGAGAAATAAATATAGAAAATATATAATGATCAAAGAAAAAGTTGATAATATAAGACTTTTAAAAATACAAAAAAAATACAACAGAAACCTTATTATACACAGCAATCCTCCAACTACATTATTATAA
- the hpf gene encoding ribosome hibernation-promoting factor, HPF/YfiA family, with protein sequence MDYKVFTRDIQLTEAIESYIEKRMQKPDRLLVKHEDLVSTADFRVSKEGGIFKVEITTHFKVFNKIIKVEERSGDLYEAIDDVTDALERKIRKLKAKLQDHEKDVQPNKTFKEDKNEEHEENFARIKRHDLSLMSSEEAKLQAEMLGHQFYVFRNSETDEVNVIYKRNNGTYGLIEFIG encoded by the coding sequence ATGGATTACAAAGTATTTACAAGGGATATACAACTTACTGAAGCAATTGAAAGCTATATCGAGAAAAGAATGCAAAAACCAGACAGATTATTAGTTAAACATGAAGATCTTGTTTCAACAGCAGATTTTAGAGTTTCAAAAGAAGGCGGTATTTTTAAAGTAGAAATAACAACACATTTTAAAGTTTTTAATAAGATAATTAAGGTAGAAGAAAGATCTGGAGATTTATATGAAGCTATAGATGATGTCACAGATGCACTTGAAAGAAAAATAAGAAAATTGAAAGCTAAACTCCAAGATCATGAAAAAGATGTACAGCCAAATAAAACTTTTAAAGAAGATAAAAATGAAGAACATGAAGAAAATTTTGCAAGGATAAAAAGACATGATTTAAGTTTGATGTCAAGTGAAGAAGCAAAATTACAAGCTGAAATGTTGGGACATCAATTTTATGTATTTAGAAATTCAGAAACTGATGAGGTTAATGTAATTTATAAAAGAAATAATGGAACTTATGGTTTAATAGAGTTTATAGGATAA
- a CDS encoding glutaredoxin family protein, with amino-acid sequence MQHVKITVYSTPSCPWCSRAKNYFKSLGLNFKNIDVSKDQKAAEKMVKKSGQMGVPVIEIGNKVIVGFDKNKIDKLLGV; translated from the coding sequence ATGCAACATGTAAAAATAACTGTTTATTCGACTCCATCTTGTCCTTGGTGTAGTAGAGCAAAAAATTATTTTAAATCTTTAGGATTAAATTTTAAAAACATCGATGTTTCTAAAGATCAAAAAGCTGCTGAAAAAATGGTAAAAAAATCAGGTCAAATGGGCGTTCCAGTTATAGAAATTGGAAATAAAGTTATAGTTGGTTTCGATAAAAATAAAATTGATAAATTACTGGGGGTATAA
- a CDS encoding alpha/beta hydrolase, producing the protein MIYDYEKTPVEYSIKSEQDYEVYKFKAVYNEEHYKENNYQYVHVFEPYSNIKGDIIFVHGIGPRNIEYLEWYARYFRENGFRTSVVILPYHLNRKPSNMIAGDPFYSSEPEECVKLFHNSVKDIRRTIDLIECFKGYKKDKLYLMGVSFGGIIGTMSLALDKRIKKGILMITGGNWRWINFYSPYTQRVRDAYEKYGNSFGCRNEESCIKYRKDALSLVKKNISSIEDIFNKTPITCYHYDPLSYAKFVNQDVLFIRGIFDKIIPQRSTDELIELLPNKKVKKIPTGHKTSILFKKIVGSWVINYLEKY; encoded by the coding sequence ATGATATATGATTATGAAAAAACTCCTGTTGAATATTCTATAAAGAGTGAACAGGATTATGAAGTATATAAATTCAAAGCAGTTTATAATGAAGAGCATTATAAAGAAAATAATTATCAATATGTACATGTATTTGAACCTTATTCAAATATAAAAGGGGATATAATATTTGTTCATGGTATTGGACCAAGAAATATAGAATATTTAGAATGGTATGCCAGATATTTTAGAGAAAATGGCTTTAGAACATCTGTTGTTATATTACCGTATCATTTAAATAGGAAACCTTCGAATATGATAGCTGGAGATCCTTTTTATTCTTCTGAACCTGAAGAATGTGTGAAATTATTTCATAATTCTGTTAAAGATATAAGAAGAACAATAGACTTAATAGAATGTTTTAAAGGATATAAAAAAGATAAACTATATTTAATGGGTGTTAGTTTTGGTGGGATAATAGGTACAATGTCTCTTGCTTTAGATAAAAGAATAAAGAAAGGAATTTTAATGATAACTGGAGGTAATTGGAGATGGATAAATTTTTATTCTCCATATACACAAAGAGTCAGAGATGCATATGAAAAATACGGAAATTCTTTTGGATGTAGAAACGAAGAAAGCTGCATAAAATACAGAAAAGATGCATTATCTTTAGTTAAAAAAAATATATCTTCAATTGAAGATATATTTAATAAGACACCTATAACTTGTTATCATTATGATCCTTTAAGTTATGCAAAGTTTGTGAATCAGGATGTTCTATTTATAAGGGGAATATTTGATAAAATAATACCTCAAAGGTCTACAGATGAACTTATAGAATTATTACCAAATAAAAAGGTAAAGAAAATACCAACAGGACATAAAACAAGTATATTATTTAAAAAAATAGTTGGAAGTTGGGTTATTAATTATTTGGAAAAGTATTAA
- a CDS encoding 3'-5' exonuclease — protein MLDLLKNKEFFILDTETTGLSPKNGDKLVEIAIYKINITDDDKDYIIKDRFITLLNPEIPIPYYVSKIHGIFDLHVRNSPKFYEISDDLLNFIGTGILVIQNAKFDIAFLNRELELCRKDELFNPVIDTIKMSHKVFKGETRHNLDIICHRLNISTNVSRHRAEGDVILTTQAFFKMRQRILYTGF, from the coding sequence ATGTTAGATTTATTAAAAAATAAAGAATTTTTTATCCTCGACACTGAAACAACAGGTCTTTCACCTAAAAATGGTGATAAACTTGTAGAAATAGCTATTTATAAGATAAATATCACAGACGATGATAAAGATTATATCATAAAAGATAGATTTATAACTTTATTGAATCCAGAAATTCCTATACCTTATTATGTATCAAAAATACATGGTATTTTTGATTTACATGTTAGAAATTCTCCAAAATTTTATGAAATTAGTGATGATTTATTAAATTTTATTGGCACTGGTATTCTCGTAATTCAAAACGCTAAATTTGATATAGCATTTCTGAATAGAGAACTTGAACTATGCAGAAAAGATGAACTTTTTAATCCTGTAATAGATACAATAAAAATGTCTCATAAAGTCTTTAAAGGTGAAACGAGACATAATTTAGATATAATCTGCCATAGATTAAATATATCTACAAATGTTTCACGACATAGAGCTGAAGGTGATGTAATTCTAACAACCCAAGCTTTTTTTAAGATGAGACAGAGAATTTTATATACTGGTTTTTAA
- a CDS encoding GIY-YIG nuclease family protein: MNKGTYIILLKLKNELSFEIRKKKYILNPGIYAYVGSAMKNLHQRVGRHIDYKSGKYKKHWHIDNLLDKGDVLFSFIIPDGIYREEEISKKLSEKFQYIDGFGASDLKVKSNLFVIDDNEKFFLEIKNIIID, from the coding sequence ATGAATAAAGGTACATATATAATATTATTAAAATTAAAAAATGAATTAAGCTTTGAAATAAGAAAAAAGAAATATATATTAAATCCTGGAATTTATGCGTATGTTGGGTCTGCAATGAAAAATTTACATCAAAGAGTTGGACGACATATAGATTATAAATCAGGTAAATACAAAAAACATTGGCATATAGATAATTTACTTGATAAAGGAGATGTGCTTTTTTCTTTTATTATACCAGATGGAATATATAGAGAAGAAGAAATTTCTAAGAAATTATCAGAAAAATTTCAATATATAGATGGATTTGGAGCTTCAGATTTAAAAGTGAAATCTAATTTATTTGTTATAGATGACAATGAAAAGTTTTTTTTAGAAATAAAAAATATTATAATTGATTGA
- a CDS encoding PadR family transcriptional regulator, whose protein sequence is MKRCNNVLKGKGWLMSAFLLLIIAEKPIHGYNIGKKLGEFGINLKGVSNKGRIYTFLSSYEEEGYIESNWDTQYSPPRKIYNITQKGLEYLNSIEEEIVIMKDYLDHFSDRLANIKNRQG, encoded by the coding sequence ATGAAAAGATGCAATAATGTTTTAAAAGGTAAAGGATGGCTAATGTCAGCTTTTTTACTTTTAATAATAGCTGAAAAACCTATACATGGTTATAATATAGGAAAAAAACTTGGAGAATTTGGAATAAATCTAAAAGGAGTAAGTAATAAAGGAAGAATATATACTTTTTTGAGTTCTTATGAAGAAGAAGGTTATATAGAATCAAATTGGGATACTCAATATTCTCCACCAAGAAAGATATATAATATAACTCAAAAAGGTTTAGAATATTTGAATAGTATAGAAGAAGAAATAGTAATTATGAAAGATTATCTTGATCATTTTAGTGATAGATTGGCAAATATAAAAAACAGACAGGGATAA
- a CDS encoding NAD(P)/FAD-dependent oxidoreductase, with translation MKKVAVIGFGAASIGFIKGIMENGKIENMKVDIYERGKNIETSGFGGLKYDGKIFVSKNMGGDLEIPEKIQRDVVNFFLEKAELAKKINGKYEYDENIEHGNSFEDDDLYKTFYNKGFEPIKSEFYHIGTDILVDTVNRIYEEFSKHENINFIFDSNIKKVERNDQLIKVYNKDEIKEYDDIVIAVGRSGHKLVKHIIDDNPELILSNNKVDLGIRFELPDHIVQELNDKMYEFKIKLKTKTGYTVRTFCNNPSGEVTVEKYDDFVTVNGHANSKNKTKNTNFAILVTHSFTEPFNDPVGYGTYISKLSNILAGGNKVILQTYEDFKKSKRTKKIGRVEPTLNQNNYILGDLNLVFPRKTVESIIDFMETLNEIVPGITYSDNLLYGVEVKFYGNKVNTDYFNNVRIIGDCSGWTRSITYATCHGVIEANKI, from the coding sequence ATGAAAAAAGTTGCTGTTATAGGTTTTGGTGCTGCATCAATAGGATTTATAAAGGGCATTATGGAAAATGGAAAAATAGAAAATATGAAAGTTGATATTTATGAAAGAGGTAAAAATATCGAAACCTCTGGTTTTGGAGGTTTAAAGTATGATGGTAAAATTTTTGTATCCAAAAACATGGGTGGAGATCTTGAGATACCAGAAAAAATACAGAGAGATGTTGTGAATTTTTTTCTTGAAAAAGCTGAATTAGCTAAAAAAATCAATGGAAAATATGAGTATGATGAAAATATAGAACATGGAAATTCATTTGAAGATGATGATTTATATAAAACTTTTTATAATAAAGGTTTTGAGCCTATAAAATCAGAATTTTATCATATAGGAACAGATATTCTTGTTGATACTGTTAATAGAATATATGAAGAATTTTCAAAACATGAAAATATAAATTTTATATTTGATTCGAATATAAAAAAAGTAGAAAGAAATGACCAATTAATAAAAGTATATAATAAAGACGAAATAAAAGAGTATGATGATATTGTAATAGCAGTAGGCAGAAGTGGTCATAAATTGGTTAAACATATTATAGATGATAACCCTGAATTAATATTATCTAATAATAAAGTAGATCTTGGAATTAGATTTGAGTTACCTGATCATATAGTACAAGAATTAAATGATAAAATGTATGAATTCAAAATAAAGCTCAAAACTAAAACAGGATATACTGTGAGGACTTTTTGTAATAATCCTTCTGGTGAAGTTACTGTTGAAAAATATGATGATTTTGTAACTGTAAATGGACATGCAAATTCAAAAAATAAGACAAAAAACACAAATTTTGCGATATTAGTAACACATTCATTCACAGAACCTTTTAATGATCCTGTTGGATATGGAACATATATATCAAAATTATCTAATATTTTGGCAGGAGGAAATAAAGTTATATTACAAACATACGAGGATTTTAAAAAATCTAAAAGAACAAAAAAAATAGGTAGAGTAGAGCCTACTTTAAATCAAAATAATTATATACTTGGAGATTTAAACCTTGTTTTTCCTAGAAAAACAGTAGAATCTATAATAGATTTTATGGAAACTTTAAATGAAATTGTTCCAGGAATAACTTATTCTGATAATCTCTTATATGGTGTAGAAGTTAAATTCTATGGAAATAAAGTTAATACAGATTATTTTAATAATGTAAGAATAATAGGAGATTGTTCGGGATGGACAAGATCTATAACTTATGCAACTTGTCATGGTGTAATTGAAGCTAATAAAATATAA
- a CDS encoding DUF6530 family protein codes for MKIPVNLKHKPVIISENYENIDGRKAYNTDAKGLSLGLAQWNDRGKLDISAKVWRHTGEKWSRQSEELPIHRILDLAILICKAKSYFGEAYKFPKFYDPDKDLIDRIGLQGDAMNVSICKDNPMIDEDIKLFMQSLSEDDEILSERLRVLSNILKEMGY; via the coding sequence ATGAAAATACCAGTAAATTTAAAACACAAACCAGTTATTATTTCTGAGAATTATGAAAATATTGATGGAAGAAAAGCATATAATACCGATGCAAAAGGCCTATCTTTGGGATTAGCTCAATGGAATGATAGAGGAAAATTAGATATATCTGCTAAAGTATGGAGACATACTGGAGAAAAATGGTCAAGACAATCAGAGGAATTGCCGATTCATAGAATTCTTGATTTAGCAATTTTAATATGTAAAGCAAAATCTTATTTTGGTGAAGCTTATAAATTTCCAAAGTTTTATGATCCAGACAAAGATTTGATAGATAGAATAGGATTACAAGGAGATGCGATGAATGTTTCCATATGTAAGGATAATCCAATGATTGATGAAGATATTAAATTATTTATGCAATCATTAAGTGAAGATGATGAAATATTAAGTGAAAGATTAAGAGTGTTATCTAATATATTAAAAGAAATGGGATATTAA